The Streptomyces sp. NBC_01439 genome contains the following window.
TCGGTAGGCCTCGCGCGCCAGCCCCATCCAGGTGGTGCGGCCGCTCGCGGTGCCGTGGTAGATCCCGCCGGGGGCCCTGCCCGCCAGCGCGGCGAGACCGAGGTCGACCAGGTGCCGGGCCAGCGCGTAGGACCAAGTGGGCTGACCGTGCTGGTCGTCGACCACGTCGAGGGTGTCCCGCTGGGCCGCCAGCTTCAGCATGGTGGCGACGAAGTTCGCCCCGTGCTCGCCGTACAGCCACGCGGTCCGCACGATGTAGCCGTCCTGCGGGAGCAACTCGGCGACGGCCTGTTCGCCGACCAGCTTGGAGCGCCCGTAGGCGTTGACCGGACCGGTCTCGGCGTCCTCGGGGTACGGCTGCACGGCATTGCCGGGCAGCACGTAGTCGGTGGAGACGTGCAGCAGGCGCGCACCGGTGTCGGCACAGGCCGCGGCGAGGACGCGCACGCCGGTGCCGTTGACGGCGGTGGCGGCTTCCTCGGCGGTCTCGGCACCGTCCACGTCGGTCCAGGCCGCGCAGTTGACGACGACGGCCACGCCCTCGACGGCGGCCCGGACGGCTGCCGGGTCGGTGATGTCGAGGTCGGCTCGACGCAGGCCCGCGGCCTCGATGCCGGCGTCCTTCAGGACGGCCAGGACGTCCTGGCCGAGCATTCCGGCGGCGCCGGTGACGAGCCAGCGGCCGGCTCGCAGGTCGGCGGTCACTTCTGCAGGGCCGCCTTCGCCTTCAGCGGCTCCCACCAGGCACGGTTCTCGCGGTACCAGTCGATGGTGGCCTTGATGCCGTCCTCGAAGGTGACCTGCGGGGTGTAGCCCAGCTCGGCGCCGATCTTGCTGATGTCGATGGAGTAGCGGAGGTCGTGGCCCTTGCGGTCCTCGACCTGCTCGACCATGTCCCAGCCGAGGCCGGCGGCCTCCAGCAGGACACCGGTGAGCTCCTTGTTGGTGAGCTCGGTGCCGCCGCCGATGTTGTAGACCTCGCCGGCCCGGCCCTTGCGCATGGCCAGGTCGATGCCGCGGCAGTGGTCGGAGACGTGCAGCCAGTCGCGGACGTTGCCGCCGTTGCCGTACAGCGGGACCTTCTTGCCGTCCATCAGGTTCGAGACGAACAGCGGGATGACCTTCTCCGGGAACTGGTAGTGCCCGTAGTTGTTGGAGCAGCGGGTGACCACCACGTCCATGCCGTGGGTGCGGTGGTAGGCCAGCGCCAGCAGGTCGGACGACGCCTTCGAGGCGGAGTACGGGGAGTTGGGCACCAGCGGCCACTCCTCCGTCCAGGAGCCCTCGTTGATCGAGCCGTAGACCTCGTCCGTGGAGATGTGGACGAAGCGGCCGACGCCGTGCTTGCGGGCGGAGTCGAGCAGCACCTGGGTGCCCACGACATTGGTCATCACGAACGGGCCCGCGCCGGCGATCGAACGGTCCACGTGGGACTCGGCCGCGAAGTGCACGACGACGTCGTGACCGGGCATGACCTGGTCGACGGCGTCCGCGTCGCAGATGTCGCCCTTGACGAAGGCGTATCCGGGGTGGTCGGCGACCGGGGCGAGGTTGGCCTCGACGCCCGAGTACGTCAGCTTGTCGAAGACAGTGATCTGCGCCGTGGCATCTGCAGCGAGCTGCTGGCGGACGAATTCTGAACCGATGAAGCCGGCGCCGCCGGTCACGAGGATGCGCATAATACGAAGAGTCTAGCGGTCCGCCCAACGTCACATGTGCTGAGTCCGCTCCCCCACGCCCTCTCGCATAGGGTTCTCTCCATGCGTGGAATCCTCTTGGCCGGTGGCACCGGATCTCGACTCTGGCCGCTGACCCGGGCCGTCTCGAAGCAGCTGCTGCCCGTCTTCGACAAGCCGATGATCTACTACCCCCTCTCGACCCTCGTGATGGCGGGCATCAGCGAAATCCTGATCATCACCACCCCGGACGACCGCGACCAGTTCGAGCGACTGCTCGGCGACGGCTCGCAGTTCGGCCTGCGGCTGGAGTACGCCGTCCAGGAGCGCCCGGAAGGCATCGCCCAGGCGTTCGTCCTCGGTGCCGACTTCATCGGAGACGAGTCCGTCGCCCTGATCCTCGGCGACAACATCTTCCACGGCAGTGGCCTCGGCACCCGCCTCGCCCGGCACACGGACGCCAAGGGCGGCCGCGTGTTCGCGTACCCGGTCGCGGACCCCACCGCTTACGGCGTGGTCGAGTTCGACGAGAACGGCCAGGCGATCTCCATCGAGGAGAAGCCGGAGAAGCCCAAGTCCCGCTACGCGGTGCCGGGTCTGTACTTCTACGACAACCGGGTCGTCGAGATAGCCCGCGGCCTCGAGCCCAGTGCCCGCGGCGAGCTGGAGATCACCGCCGTCAACGACGCGTACCTCCAGGCCGGCGAGCTCAACGTGACCATCCTCGACCGCGGTACCGCGTGGCTGGACACCGGCACCTTCGTCTCGATGGTGCAGGCCTCCGAGTTCGTCCGCGTGATCGAGGAGCGCCAGGGCTTCAAAATAGGCTGCATCGAGGAGGCGGCCTGGCGGGCCGGCCTGATCGACTCCGCGCAGCTGCGCGCGCTCGCCGAGCCGCTGACCAAGAGCGGCTACGGCGACTACCTGCTGATGCTGCTCGCCGAGGAGGACGCCCGATGAAGTTCCGCGAACTCTCCATAGCCGGCGCCTTCGAGGTCACCCCGCAGCTGCACGGCGACCCGCGCGGCCTGTTCACCGAGTGGTACCGCTTCGACCGCCTCGCCGAGGTCGTCGGTCACCCGCTGAACCTGGCGCAGGCGAACCTCTCGGTCTCCTCCGCGGGCGTGGTCCGCGGCATCCACTTCGCCGACGTACCGCGCGGCCAGGCCAAGTACGTGACCTGCGTGCGCGGCGCCGTGCTCGACGTCATCGTCGACCTGCGGGTCGGCTCCCCCACCTTCGGCCAGTGGGAGGGCGTCCGCCTCGACGACGTGGACCGTCGTGCGGTCTACATCCCCGAGGGCCTCGGCCACGGCTTCTGCGCGCTGAGCGACGACGCGACGCTGTCGTACCTCTGCTCGGAGACGTACAACCCGACCGGCGAGCACTCGGTGCACCCGCTCGACCCCGATCTGGGCATCGAGTGGCCGGCCGACGTGCCGCTGCTGTCCGCCCGCGACGAGGCCGCCCCCTCGCTGGCCGACGCCCTCGCGACCGGTCTGCTGCCCGACCACGCCGCGTGCGTCGAGTTCACCGAGTCCCTGCGCGTGAGCTGACCCGCCGCCGCAACACGACTGAGGGCCGCACCCCGTACGGGGGTGCGGCCCTCAGTCGTACCGTCCGCCCGTGGGCGGACATGCCGAAGGGCCCCGTCCCACCGCCGAGGCGATGGGCCGGGGCCCTTCAGTGCAACTTGGTGCCCGGTGAACGGGCTACCAGGTCAGAGCACGAAATTACTTCGTGATCTTGGTGACCTGGCCGGCGCCCACGGTACGACCACCCTCACGGATGGCGAACTTCAGGCCCTCCTCCATGGCGACCGGCTGGATCAGCGCGACCGTCATCTCGGTGTTGTCGCCCGGCATGACCATCTCCGTGCCGGCCGGCAGGGTGACGACACCCGTGACGTCCGTGGTACGGAAGTAGAACTGCGGACGGTAGTTGTTGAAGAACGGGGTGTGACGGCCACCCTCGTCCTTCGACAGGATGTAGGCCTGGGCCTCGAACTCGGTGTGCGGGGTGACCGAACCGGGCTTGATGATGACCTGGCCGCGCTCGACGTCCTCGCGCTTGATGCCACGGAGGAGCAGACCGACGTTCTCACCGGCCTGGCCCTCGTCGAGGAGCTTGCGGAACATCTCGATACCGGTGACCGTGGTGGTGGTCTTGGTCTCCTTGATACCGATGATGTCGACGGTCTCGTTGACCTTCAGGACACCACGCTCGATACGGCCGGTGACGACGGTACCGCGACCGGTGATCGTGAAGACGTCCTCGACGGGCATGAGGAACGGCTTCTCGGTGTCACGCGGCGGGGTCGGGATGGCCTCGTCGACGGCGGACATGAGGCCGAGGAGCTTCTCGCCCCACTCCTTGTCGCCCTCGAGCGCCTTCAGCGCGGAGACGCGGACGACCGGCAGGTCGTCGCCCGGGAACTCGTACTCGGAGAGGAGCTCACGGACCTCGAGCTCGACGAGCTCCAGGATCTCCTCGTCGTCCACCATGTCGGCCTTGTTCAGGGCGACGACGATGTAGGGGACGCCGACCTGGCGGGCCAGGAGCACGTGCTCCTTGGTCTGCGGCATCGGGCCGTCGGTGGCGGCGACCACGAGGATCGCGCCGTCCATCTGCGCGGCACCGGTGATCATGTTCTTGATGTAGTCAGCGTGACCCGGGCAGTCGACGTGGGCGTAGTGACGCGCCTCGGTCTGGTACTCGACGTGCGCGATCGAGATGGTGATACCGCGCTGGCGCTCCTCAGGAGCCTTGTCGATCTGGTCGAAGGCCGAGGCCTCGTTCAGGTCCGGGTACGCGTCGTGCAGCACCTTGGTAATGGCGGCCGTGAGGGTCGTCTTACCGTGGTCAATGTGACCGATGGTGCCGATGTTGACGTGCGGCTTAGTCCGCTCGAACTTCGCCTTCGCCACGGGGTCCTCCTGGAGAGTGGTTCTGTACGCCTTACAGATCGGCGCCAGGTGATCTTTGCTGGAAAGCCGGCCCTCCGGGGCAATGGAGGGGTACTCCTGTTGCCCCAGAGGCTCCGGTGACAAGCCTAAAGCGTGTACTCGGAAGAGTTACTCGCCCTTGGCCTTCGCGATGATCTCCTCGGCGACGTTCCGGGGAACCTCGGCGTAGGAGTCGAACTGCATCGAGTAGCTGGCGCGACCCGAGGTCTTGCTGCGGAGGTCTCCGACGTAGCCGAACATCTCCGAAAGGGGCACGAGGCCCTTCACGACGCGAGCACCGTGACGCTCCTCCATGGCCTGGATCTGGCCACGGCGGGAGTTGATGTCACCGATGACGTCACCCATGTAGTCCTCGGGCGTGGTGACCTCTACGGCCATCATCGGCTCGAGGAGCACGGGAGAAGCCTTGCGCGCGGCCTCCTTGAAGGCCTGCGAACCGGCGATCTTGAAGGCGAGCTCCGAGGAGTCGACCTCGTGGTAGCCACCGTCGAGAAGCGTGACGCGAACGCCCGTCATCTCGTAGCCGGCCAGGATGCCGAACTGCATGGCTTCCTGCGCACCGGCGTCGACCGAAGGGATGTACTCCTTCGGGACGCGTCCACCGGTGACCTTGTTCACGAACTCGTACGCCGGACCGTCGGTCTCGGTGATGGGCTCGATCGCGATCTGCACCTTGGCGAACTGACCGGTACCACCGGTCTGCTTCTTGTGCGTGTAGTCGTGACGCTCGACGGCCTTGCGGATCGTCTCGCGGTACGCGACCTGCGGCTTGCCGACGTTGGCCTCGACCTTGAACTCGCGCTTCATACGGTCGACCAGCACCTCGAGGTGCAGCTCGCCCATACCGCCGAGGATGGTCTGGCCCGTCTCCTCGTCCGAGTGAACGTGGAAGGAGGGGTCCTCCTCCGCGAGACGCTGGATGGCAACACCCAGCTTCTCCTGGTCACCCTTGGACTTGGGCTCGATGGCGACCTGGATGACCGGAGCCGGGAAGTCCATGGACTCCAGGATCACGGGCTGCTTGTCGTCACACAGCGTCTCACCGGTGGTGGTCTGCTTCAGGCCCATGACGGCGACGATGTCGCCGGCGCCCACCGCGTCGATCTCTTCACGCTTGTTGGCGTGCATGCGGTAGATCTTGCCGATGCGCTCCTTCTTGCCCTTGACGGAGTTCAGCACCGCAGTGCCGGCCTCCAGGCGGCCCGAGTAAACCCGGACGAAGGTGAGCTTGCCGAGGTGCGGGTCGCTCATGATCTTGAACGCGAGCGCGGCGAGGGGCTCCTCGTCGGACGGCTTGCGCTTCACGACGACCTCGGCGTCGCGGACGTCGTGGCCCTCGATGGCCTCGATGTCCAGCGGCGACGGCAGGTAGCGGACGACGGCGTCGAGCAGGGGCTGAACGCCCTTGTTCTTGAACGCCGTGCCACAGAACACCGCGGTGATCGTGGGCTCGCCCTTGCCCTTGCCGGAGTTCAGGATGATCCGACGGACGGCGGCGTGCAGCTGCTCGACGGTGGGCTCGTTGCCCTCCAGGAACAGCTCCATGATCTCGTCGTCGTTCTCGGCGACGGTCTCGACCAGCTTGCCGCGCCACTCTTCAGCAGCCTCGGTGTGCGTGGCCGGGATGTCGACGATGTCGTACATCTCGCCCTTGGTCGCCTCGGCGGACCAGACGAACGCCTTCATCGTGACGAGGTCGACGACACCCTGGAAGTCGGCCTCGGCACCGATGGGGAGCTGCATGACGATCGGAACCGCACCGAGGCGGTCCTTGATCATGTCGACGCAGCGGTGGAACTCTGCGCCGGTGCGGTCGAGCTTGTTGACGAAGCAGATGCGCGGCACGCCGTAGCGGTCCGCCTGACGCCAAACGGTCTCGGACTGCGGCTCGACGCCGGCCACACCGTCGAAGACGGTGACGGCGCCGTCGAGGACGCGGAGCGAACGCTCTACCTCGACGGTGAAGTCGACGTGACCCGGGGTGTCGATGATGTTGATCGTGTGGTCAACGTCTTCGAGGGGCCAGTGGCAGGTCGTCGCGGCAGACGTGATGGTGATACCACGCTCCTGCTCCTGCTCCATCCAGTCCATCGTGGCAGCGCCGTCGTGGACCTCACCGATCTTGTACGACACACCGGTGTAGAACAGGATGCGCTCGGTGGTGGTCGTCTTGCCCGCGTCGATGTGGGCCATGATCCCGATGTTGCGGACCTTGGCCAGGTCAAGCGAAGTGGTAGCCATAAGGCTTCGGTCTTCTCTCGGTCTCGATGTGGGGTGGGACTACCAGCGGTAGTGCGCGAAGGCCTTGTTGGACTCGGCCATCTTGTGCGTGTCCTCGCGCTTCTTGACGGCAGCGCCAAGACCGTTGGAGGCGTCGAGCAGCTCGTTCATGAGGCGCTCGGTCATGGTCTTCTCACGGCGGGCGCGGGAGTAACCCACGAGCCAGCGGAGGGCCAGGGTCGACTGGCGACCCGGCTTGACCTCGACGGGGACCTGGTAGGTCGCGCCACCGACACGGCGGGACTTGACCTCGAGGGACGGCTTGACGTTCTCCAGCGCGCGCTTCAGCGTGATGACCGGGTCGTTGCCGGTCTTCTCGCGGAGGCCTTCCATGGCGCCGTAAACGATGCGCTCGGCGGTGGAGCGCTTGCCGTTCAGGAGGATCTTGTTGATGAGCGACGTCACCAGAGGAGATGCGTAGACCGGGTCGATGATGACCGGGCGCTTCGGGGCGGGGCCCTTACGAGGCATTCTTACTTCTCCTTCTTGGCGCCGTAGCGGCTGCGGGCCTGCTTGCGGTTCTTGACAGCCTGGGTGTCAAGCGCACCGCGGATGATCTTGTAACGAACACCCGGCAGGTCCTTCACACGGCCACCACGCACGAGCACGATCGAGTGCTCCTGCAGGTTGTGTCCCTCACCCGGAATGTAAGCGGTGACCTCGATGCCGGAGGTCAGACGCACACGCGCGACCTTACGGAGCGCCGAGTTCGGCTTCTTCGGGGTGGTCGTGAACACACGCGTGCAGACGCCGCGACGCTGGGGCGAAGCCTCAAGCGCGGGGGTCTTTGTCTTCTCGACCTTGTCCTGCCGGCCCTTACGGACCAGCTGCTGGATCGTAGGCACTACTTCTCCGGTTTCTGTGTGCCGTGTAGTGAAACTAACCTGGAACGTTTGCCGACCCACGCGGTCGGGTGTGTCGGATCCGGCGGACCTCCGCGCAAGCACGGAAACGCATGGATCGCGGTGGCCGACTCGGCTCACGTGCGGTTGATGGACACGCACGTGAGCCTAGGCACACCCCAGGCACAAGGTCAGAGCGTACCTACCTCACAGAGGTAGGTCAAAACAAATGCCCAGCACGAAAACACACCGGGCGCAAGTGGTGGCGGCGACCGGGGCCGCCGCCGGTCGAGTGCGGGAAGGCCGGATCAGTCCTGCACCCGGCGGCGCGGCTCCGCGACGGCCGACGGCTCGGCGGGAACCTCGCCCGGGGCCGCGTCGGGCTCCAGAAACTGACTGACGACCTTGACGAAGACCTCGCGGCGGCCCTCGGGGACACCCAGCCACCGGGCGAAGTCCTCGATGGTGGGCGTACGGCCGCCGGGCGGCAGCTCCTGCGCGGCCAGCGGGAGCTCCTCGGGGGCGACCCGGCCGGAGCGGATCAGCATGTCGCGCACGGAGACACCGAGGAGCGGGGCGATCCGGCGCATGGTCTCCAGGTCGGGCATGCTCTGGCGCTGGAGCAGGCGCGTGACGGCGGCACGGTGCACCCCGGCCTCGTCCGCGATCCTCGACTTGCCGCCGCCTCGCGGGCTGTCGATGTCGTATCCACGCTGCCGCATCAGGGTTTCCACCCAGGCCGCGAACGCGTCAAGTTCCAGAGTGCCCATGTGCCGCTCCTCAGTCCGCCGTTCGCAATCCGCACCATGACAGCACATCTTAGCGTGCTTGCGCGCACGGAATTATGACCTCCATAAATAAAGCACAACCTAAGTCAAGGGCAAGTAATGAGGTTCTTGATTGCGCGCTCGCACGCAACATGCCACAGTGAGGCGGCCTTGAGCCACGGTCGTCCCAGCCTCGCGGAGTCGTCACCATGCCCCTTGCCCCGCCCCCAGCCCCACCCGCCGCCGCGCGCACCGCCGTCCCCTGGCCCTGGCAGGCCTCCGCCGCGTGCGCCGACCTCCCGCCCACCGTCGTCTTCGCCCGCCGGATCAAGGACGCGGCCCCGGCCCTGCGCGCCTGCGCCGCCTGCCCGGTCCGGCACCAGTGCGAACAAGCCGTCGCGCCGGCCGAGAGCTGGTTCGACGGAGTGTGCGCCGGCCGGCTGTGGCGCAACGGCCGCCCCGCCGCCCTCACCTCGCCCACCGGGAGCTCCCGTGCCTGACCTCCGTACCGGCGACACCGCGCTGTGGATCGCCTCGCTGATCCGCAACTTCCCCGAGCTCTGCGAAGAGCTGGCGCCCGGGCGCGCCGCCGCCTTCTCCGCGCACGTCCCGGCCCCGCGCGGCCCGCGTGACGACGAGCTCGTCCGCGTGGAGCGGCGCGAGGCCCTGCTCCTGCAGCAGGAGCACGGCCTGACCGCCTCCGGCCACAGCGCCGCCCCGATCCGGCTGCACGTCTCCGACACCATCCGGGACGTCACCGACGGGGTGGTCGAGCTGGAGGAGGCCGTGTGCGCCCGGCTCGGCATCCCCCGCCCCCGGCGCGCTCCGGTCCCGGAGCGGCTGCGCCGGCTCGCCGCCATGCTGGACGGCATCGGGGCCCACCCGGTGCTCGCCCGCCACGTGCGCGACGAGCTGCGCCGGATGGCCCGCCGCTGCGCCCGCGTACTCGGCGACACCGAGCAGGTCGTACGGGTCTCCGGGCGCTGCCCGTGGTGCGACTCCGTCTCGCTGCGCGCGTTCCCCGACCGGCGGGCGGTGCTGTGCGTGAACCCGGCCTGCCGCTGCACGGTCGGGGACTGCGGCTGCCACGACGATCCCGCCTACCGCCACCTGTGGCCCGAGACGGAGTGGGCCACGCTGGCCGCCGAGTCGGGCTGCCGCACCGAGGAACTCGACTCCGCGATGGAAGGAACCCAGCAGTGATCGCTCCGCTCCCCTCCCTGATCCCCGGCCCGGTGGCCGCCCATGAGGCGGGGGTCGCCCCCGCCACGATCCGCAAGTGGGTCCAGCTCGGCCGGCTCACGGCGGCGGGGAAGGCGGGCCGGGCGCAGCTGTTCCGCCTGGAGGACGTGTTCGCCGCGGAACGGGCCGCCAGCCGCCGCGCGGCCCCGGCCTGACCCCCGTACCGCTCGCCCGAACGCACCGATGCCCGGTCTCCCCCGTGGAGGCCGGGCATCCGGCGTTTCGCGAGAAGCGTGCGGAGTCCGCGGGAAGCGGGCCGGACGGCCGCGGGAGACGGCCCGGACGCGGCCTTGGTGAACTGCCCGCACGAATTTGTTGCGCGCGCGCACGCAACGTGTCACAGTTGGTGCAGCGGCAGAGCTGCGCCCGCAGGACGGGCGGCGGCCGGCCGCTCCCCCCGCCGGGCGGTGCCCGCCCCTCGCCCCCCTTCGGGCACCGCCCGGCATCCCCGCCACCCACCAGCTGAGGTGATCCGTCGTGACCACTCCCCCGAGTGCCTTCCCCGACGTCGAGGCCCTAGTCGTCGACGTCCTCAAGGCCGATTCCGCCCTGTCCGCGGCCGCCGTCGCCGTCGACCCGCCCGCCGGGTTCGACGGCACGCAGCGGGCCGTCCTGGTCAACCGCCGCGGCGGCGCCTGGACCGGCGACCTGCACGTCGACCGTCCGCTGATCGAGCTGGAGGTGTACGGCCCGACCAAGGCCGCCGCCCACACCCTGGCCAACGCCGCGCGGCGGGCCCTGCTCGCCACGCTCGGCAAGACCATCGGCTCGAACGCCTTCACCGATGTCGAGGAGCAGGACGGTCCTCGCTGGCTGCCCGACTACCTGTACCGCGGCGCGAACCGCTACGTCTGCGTGATCCAGGTGTCCCTCAGCGTCTTCTGACGCTCCCACAGACCAAGGCCCCGCCGCCCGGTGGGGCCTTTGCCGTACCCGGACGCGGACACATCCGCGCTCCGGACCGGCAGACCTCTATACAAGGAGAAGCATCACCATGGCAGGAAACTCGTCCGAGATCCGCGTTGCCGGCAGCGGCCGCATCTTCGTCGCCGCCGCCGGTACGGCCCTTCCGACCGCCTTCACCGGCAAGCCGGACACCGACTGGGGCGCCAACTGGAAGGACCTCGGCTTCTCCACGGCCGACGGCGTCACCTTCTCCAAGAAGGACAAGCTCGAGCCCATCGACTCGTGGCAGGCCGTCAGCCCGGTCCACTTCACCTACTCCGACCGGGACCTGTCCCTGAAGTTCTCGCTGCTCCAGTTCAACGAGCTGACGCTGCCGTTCTTCATGGGCGGCGGCGCGGTGGCCGACGAGGCCACCCCGTCCAACGGCATCTACCGCTACGACATCGCGGACTCGCCGAAGTCGGACGCCCGTGCGCTGGGCCTGGAGTTCACCGACACCAAGGCCAGTGACGGCTCGGTCGTAACCTACCGCTTCTACATCCCGCGCGGCCAGGTCACCGCCTCCGACGACATCAAGCTGGCCCGCAAGGCGGCCTCCACGCTCGGCATCACCTTCACCGCGCTGGCCGCGGGCGACGACAAGCCGCTGGCGAGCTTCGTCATGAAGGACGGCGCGTACGCCGCCGGCTGATCCGGCCCCTGACGGGGCGGGGCTGCCTCCGGGCCGCCCCGCCCCACCCCCACCTCTTCCGATCCACCTTCACCCAGAGGAGACCCATCACCATGGCAGGCTTCGACGTCAACGCGGCCCGCGCCCAGCGCCAGGAAGCCCTCGGCCGTTCCTGGTCCTTCCAGCTGGACGACGAGACGTACACCCTCCCCACCGAGCTCAGCCGGGCAGCGGCCAAGGGGCTGCGCAAGCTCGACGACAACGACGTGGACGGTCTGCTGCGCGTCCTCTTGGGTGACAAGCAGTTCGAGCGCTTCGAGCAGCACGACATCACGATGCAGGACGTCGCCGCGATCCTCGAGGCCTACGGCAAGGAGACCGGGCTCGGCCTGGGGGAAGGCTGAGCCTCGTCGAGTTCGTCGACGAACACGCCGAGGCCCTCGAAGCGGACCTGCTCCGCTATTACGGCAAGGACCTCCTTGACTGGCACCGCGGGGAGCTCTCCTCGCGGCGCCTGATGGTCCTGATCAAGCACCTGCCGCAGGACAGCGCCGTCAACCGGGACCTGTTCGGCGAGGCCGCCGACTGGTCGGTGACCGACCACCTGCTGGCGGCCACCGTGGACCACCTGGCGGCCGGCAACTGGATGTTCGCCTGCGTCAACACGGCGGAGGACGACGATCCGCCGGAGGCACCGAAGCCGGTGCCGAGGCCGGACGGCAAGCCGAGGAGTTCCGAGTCGGATGCGGAGTCCGACCCGGACCCGGACACGGACGCGGCCCAGGCCGAAGCCGTCTCCCCGGACAAGCTCGTCCGCTTCTTCGGCTGACCGTACGGGTCAGTCACCCTGCTCGGGGGGCTCGGGCCTGCCCGGGCCGGCCCGGGTCTCCAGGTCCTGAGCCAGGGCCCGGGCCCGGTCGGCCAGAGTCAGCCGGTCCGGGCCCCCGTCCGCCCCCGGCCCGTCCGCCGGGAGGTCGGCCGGGGTGCCCTGCGGGCGCGGCTGT
Protein-coding sequences here:
- a CDS encoding phage tail tube protein, whose protein sequence is MAGNSSEIRVAGSGRIFVAAAGTALPTAFTGKPDTDWGANWKDLGFSTADGVTFSKKDKLEPIDSWQAVSPVHFTYSDRDLSLKFSLLQFNELTLPFFMGGGAVADEATPSNGIYRYDIADSPKSDARALGLEFTDTKASDGSVVTYRFYIPRGQVTASDDIKLARKAASTLGITFTALAAGDDKPLASFVMKDGAYAAG